One genomic window of Pseudomonadota bacterium includes the following:
- the atpG gene encoding ATP synthase F1 subunit gamma, producing MATLRDIKRKISSINSTQTITRTMKMVSASKLRRAQEELERIRGYALKMEEMVGRVIQKIPENTHPLLTEREEIKKVLIVSVASDRGLCGAFNINIGLHTENFILQNRDTYERIGVYIFGKKVKDYLQRRKVDIVKEWVDIKKVDQDVVDSIASDLIRLYTDGEFDKIYLTYTHFFSPVKQMVMFDEFLPIKTPKDLEGADYLYEPARDKIVETLIPKYVSTKIYYALIESRTSEHAARMSAMENATSNCGEMVKYLTLVYNKRRQESITNEMMDIVGGAEALRGT from the coding sequence ATGGCAACCTTAAGGGATATAAAGAGGAAAATCAGCAGCATTAACAGTACCCAGACCATTACAAGAACGATGAAGATGGTCTCAGCATCAAAACTCCGAAGGGCACAGGAAGAGCTCGAAAGGATAAGGGGTTATGCGTTAAAGATGGAGGAAATGGTCGGTCGTGTGATACAGAAGATACCTGAAAATACCCATCCCCTCCTCACTGAAAGGGAAGAGATAAAAAAGGTGCTCATCGTGTCTGTTGCATCTGACAGGGGATTATGCGGTGCCTTTAATATCAATATAGGGTTACACACAGAAAATTTTATTCTCCAGAACAGGGATACCTATGAGAGGATAGGCGTGTACATTTTTGGAAAAAAGGTAAAGGATTACCTCCAGAGAAGGAAGGTGGATATTGTAAAGGAATGGGTTGATATTAAAAAGGTCGACCAGGATGTTGTGGATTCAATAGCGTCTGACCTTATAAGGCTTTATACGGATGGGGAGTTCGATAAGATTTACCTCACATACACACACTTTTTTTCCCCGGTAAAGCAGATGGTTATGTTTGATGAATTTCTTCCGATAAAGACCCCAAAGGATTTGGAAGGTGCTGACTATCTCTATGAGCCGGCAAGGGATAAGATAGTTGAGACCCTTATTCCAAAATATGTGAGCACAAAAATCTATTATGCCCTGATTGAATCCCGGACATCGGAACATGCAGCAAGGATGAGCGCCATGGAAAATGCGACAAGCAACTGTGGTGAGATGGTGAAATACCTCACCCTTGTTTACAATAAGAGAAGACAGGAGAGCATAACCAATGAGATGATGGACATCGTTGGCGGTGCTGAAGCCTTGAGAGGAACTTAA